A genomic window from Winogradskyella sp. J14-2 includes:
- a CDS encoding DNA-directed RNA polymerase subunit omega, translated as MDLKKTDAPVSTVTYNRNEVDAATDNIYEAISVISKRAEQINTDIRRELIDKLEEFATYNDSLEEIFENKEQIEVSKFYEKLPKPHALAVKEWLDGKIYHRNTEDTQQ; from the coding sequence ATGGATTTAAAAAAGACCGATGCGCCAGTTTCTACAGTAACATATAATAGAAACGAAGTCGATGCAGCAACAGATAATATTTACGAAGCAATATCTGTTATCTCAAAACGTGCTGAACAAATCAACACAGACATTAGACGCGAATTAATAGACAAACTTGAAGAGTTTGCGACATATAACGATAGTCTCGAAGAAATTTTTGAAAACAAAGAACAAATAGAAGTTTCTAAGTTTTACGAAAAATTGCCCAAGCCTCATGCGTTAGCAGTAAAAGAGTGGTTAGATGGTAAAATTTATCACAGAAATACTGAGGATACTCAACAATAA
- a CDS encoding 5'-nucleotidase C-terminal domain-containing protein has product MIKKSLFIVLFLSLVLSCKKLPNRIEGNRLEINENITPNKEIEDFISPYRDNVNKNLDSIISFAPETYSKTDGELNTAIGNLMADAVFSESNPIFNKRTGKTIDFVLLNHGGIRAIISQGNITTRTAYEVMPFENSVVVVALKGKQIMALFDYLSKAKRAHPVSKHVELLLDRDYNIKKVLVNGKPVSEDETYYVATNDYLYNGGDRMTFFHPNDSLYTLDYKIRNVLIDYFKKEDTINPKIDNRFTRLTAE; this is encoded by the coding sequence ATGATTAAAAAATCACTTTTTATTGTTCTTTTTCTGAGCCTTGTACTTTCTTGTAAAAAACTGCCCAATAGAATTGAAGGTAATCGTCTAGAAATTAACGAAAATATTACACCAAATAAGGAGATAGAAGATTTTATAAGCCCTTACAGAGACAATGTAAATAAGAATTTAGACAGTATCATCTCATTTGCACCTGAAACCTATTCTAAAACCGATGGAGAATTAAATACTGCCATTGGCAACTTAATGGCTGATGCTGTGTTTAGTGAAAGTAACCCTATATTTAATAAGCGTACAGGCAAGACTATAGATTTTGTTTTACTAAATCATGGTGGTATTAGAGCTATAATTTCGCAAGGAAATATTACAACAAGAACAGCTTACGAAGTAATGCCTTTTGAAAATTCTGTTGTAGTTGTTGCATTAAAAGGAAAACAAATCATGGCACTATTTGACTATCTTTCTAAAGCCAAACGTGCTCATCCTGTCTCTAAACACGTTGAATTATTATTAGATAGGGATTACAACATTAAAAAAGTACTTGTTAACGGCAAGCCTGTTTCGGAAGACGAAACATATTACGTAGCTACCAATGACTATTTATACAACGGAGGAGATCGTATGACGTTTTTTCATCCAAACGATAGTTTATACACACTAGATTATAAAATTAGAAATGTGTTAATCGATTATTTTAAAAAAGAAGATACCATCAACCCTAAAATTGACAATCGCTTCACAAGGTTAACTGCAGAATAA
- a CDS encoding DUF6913 domain-containing protein, with the protein MILKAFKEKSNQKYVNKLLSARKAAVNNDKVKVIAVLFNASEFKDFEVFRNYFKALNLTSPKHKVVAFTKDDKYEGSQWETYFSPKHFGWKGKINNIDLQAFIEEPFDVLVSYYKNDTPELDLITAASKANLKVGLSRKDERLYDLIIDVDPKDVKTFKNELKKYLNILNKL; encoded by the coding sequence ATGATTTTAAAAGCATTTAAGGAAAAATCAAATCAAAAATATGTAAACAAATTGTTGTCTGCGCGTAAAGCTGCTGTAAACAACGATAAGGTTAAAGTTATTGCGGTTTTGTTTAATGCTAGCGAATTCAAAGATTTTGAGGTCTTTAGGAATTATTTTAAAGCGCTAAACTTAACATCTCCTAAGCATAAAGTCGTTGCTTTTACAAAAGATGATAAGTATGAAGGCAGCCAGTGGGAAACGTATTTTTCTCCAAAACATTTTGGGTGGAAAGGAAAAATAAATAATATCGACTTACAAGCGTTTATAGAAGAACCTTTTGATGTGTTGGTAAGTTATTACAAGAATGATACACCAGAGTTAGATTTAATAACAGCTGCATCAAAGGCAAATTTAAAAGTTGGATTAAGCCGAAAAGATGAACGGCTGTATGATTTAATCATAGATGTAGATCCTAAAGACGTAAAAACCTTTAAAAACGAATTAAAAAAATATTTAAACATTTTAAACAAATTATAA
- a CDS encoding bifunctional metallophosphatase/5'-nucleotidase: protein MKRRQFIQQTTAATAMVSLGALSLRSCVQKRKHITILHTNDVHSHIDPFGPNDKRNANKGGVARRATLVENIRKENPNTLLLDAGDIFQGTPYFNYYGGELEFKLMSMLNYDLATIGNHDFDNGIDGLYAQLPHAKFEFVSANYDFSNTVMDTHVKPYKVLVKDGVRIGVFGVGIQLEGLVDKKMYKETVYHNPIEVAQDMSRILKEEESCDLVICLSHIGYYYEKHPNRVCDLNLAKATKDIDLIIGGHTHTFLPKPTITQNSEGKNVLVNQVGAYGLYLGRIDFYFEQGKPLYSDSTTIIV, encoded by the coding sequence ATGAAAAGAAGACAATTTATACAACAAACAACGGCAGCGACAGCTATGGTTAGTTTAGGTGCTTTAAGCCTGCGGTCTTGCGTTCAGAAGAGAAAGCATATTACAATTCTGCACACTAACGATGTCCATAGCCATATAGATCCTTTTGGACCTAACGACAAAAGAAATGCAAACAAAGGTGGTGTTGCAAGACGTGCTACTCTGGTTGAAAATATTAGAAAAGAAAACCCTAATACATTATTATTAGATGCTGGTGATATTTTTCAAGGCACTCCATATTTCAATTATTATGGAGGTGAACTAGAGTTTAAACTAATGAGTATGCTTAATTACGATTTAGCAACTATTGGAAACCACGATTTTGACAATGGTATAGACGGACTTTATGCACAGCTACCACATGCAAAGTTTGAGTTTGTTTCTGCAAACTATGACTTTTCGAACACAGTAATGGATACGCATGTAAAGCCATACAAAGTTCTTGTAAAAGATGGCGTTAGAATTGGCGTATTTGGTGTGGGCATTCAACTTGAAGGTTTGGTCGATAAAAAAATGTATAAAGAAACTGTTTATCATAATCCTATTGAAGTTGCGCAAGATATGTCGCGTATTCTTAAAGAAGAAGAATCTTGTGATTTAGTGATTTGCCTTTCTCATATTGGCTATTATTACGAGAAGCACCCTAATCGCGTTTGTGATTTAAATTTGGCTAAAGCCACAAAAGATATCGATTTAATTATTGGTGGACACACACATACGTTTTTACCAAAACCAACGATAACTCAAAATAGCGAAGGCAAGAATGTATTGGTTAATCAGGTTGGTGCATACGGATTATACTTAGGTAGAATTGACTTTTATTTTGAACAAGGCAAGCCACTTTATTCAGATAGCACCACAATAATCGTTTAA
- the dapA gene encoding 4-hydroxy-tetrahydrodipicolinate synthase — translation MTKFIGTGVALITPFKADLSIHFEALERLVEYNINNGTDYLVISGTTGESVTVTAQEKQELISFIAKVNNKKLPLVLGVGGNNTTSVINELNTTDLSKIDAILSVSPYYSKPTQEGIYQHFKAIAEVSPKPIILYNVPGRTSSNMLPETTIRLANDFENIIAVKEAGNNIHQYLELLRNKPKDFLIISGDDDLALSIALAGGSGVISVIGQALPKKFSEMIRLGIDGKAKEAYKIHFDLMPITRLIFSENNPAGIKAVLEALEISKSHVRLPLVEATDKLKNDIKSALKDLGKS, via the coding sequence ATGACCAAATTTATAGGAACGGGAGTAGCGCTTATTACACCATTTAAAGCAGATTTAAGTATACATTTTGAAGCGCTAGAGCGATTGGTAGAGTACAATATAAACAATGGTACAGACTATTTGGTAATTAGTGGTACCACAGGCGAGAGTGTCACGGTCACTGCTCAAGAAAAGCAAGAGTTAATTTCATTTATTGCCAAAGTGAACAATAAAAAGCTTCCACTGGTACTTGGAGTTGGTGGGAATAATACAACATCGGTTATAAACGAATTAAACACAACAGATTTATCAAAGATAGATGCTATTTTATCAGTATCTCCTTATTACAGTAAGCCAACACAAGAAGGCATTTACCAACATTTTAAAGCCATTGCTGAGGTGTCACCAAAACCAATAATTTTATATAATGTTCCAGGTAGAACCTCCTCTAATATGTTGCCAGAAACAACAATACGACTGGCAAACGATTTCGAGAACATCATTGCGGTTAAAGAAGCTGGTAACAACATTCATCAGTATTTAGAACTATTAAGAAACAAACCTAAAGATTTTTTGATCATTTCTGGTGATGATGATTTGGCGTTGAGTATAGCGTTGGCTGGTGGCTCAGGCGTAATTTCTGTTATTGGTCAGGCATTACCAAAAAAGTTTTCTGAAATGATCCGTTTGGGTATTGACGGTAAGGCCAAGGAGGCCTACAAAATACATTTCGATTTAATGCCAATTACACGTTTAATTTTTTCTGAAAATAATCCAGCTGGTATAAAAGCAGTTTTAGAAGCACTAGAAATTTCTAAATCCCATGTGCGTTTACCACTTGTAGAGGCAACAGATAAGCTAAAAAATGATATTAAAAGTGCCTTAAAAGATTTAGGTAAAAGTTAA
- a CDS encoding enoyl-ACP reductase: MYNLLKGKKGIIFGALDENSIAWKTAERVHEEGGEFVLTNAPVAMRMGQINALAEKTGSQIIPADATSEEDLQNLVEKSMEILGGKIDFVLHSIGMSINVRKGRHYTDQKYDWTQKGTDVSAMSFHKVMQTLYKADAMNEWGSIVALTYMAAQRVFPDYNDMADNKAYLESIARSFGYFFGRDKKVRVNTISQSPTPTTAGSGVKGFDGFISYAEKMSPLGNATAMDCANYTVTLFSDLTRRVTLQNLYNDGGFSNMGVSDAVMDKFTE, translated from the coding sequence ATGTATAACTTACTAAAAGGAAAAAAAGGAATCATTTTTGGAGCTCTTGACGAAAATTCAATCGCATGGAAAACAGCAGAACGTGTACATGAAGAGGGTGGTGAATTTGTGCTAACAAATGCACCAGTGGCCATGCGTATGGGCCAAATTAATGCCCTGGCAGAAAAAACAGGCTCACAAATTATTCCTGCAGATGCTACATCAGAAGAAGATTTACAAAACCTTGTAGAAAAGTCCATGGAGATTTTAGGAGGAAAAATTGATTTTGTTTTGCACTCTATAGGCATGTCTATTAACGTTAGAAAAGGAAGGCATTATACAGACCAAAAATACGATTGGACCCAAAAGGGAACGGATGTTTCTGCAATGTCATTTCATAAGGTGATGCAAACACTTTATAAAGCAGATGCCATGAACGAATGGGGAAGTATTGTTGCGTTAACTTACATGGCTGCACAACGTGTCTTTCCAGATTATAATGATATGGCAGATAATAAAGCATATTTAGAAAGTATTGCGCGTAGCTTTGGTTACTTCTTTGGAAGAGACAAAAAAGTTAGAGTTAATACAATCTCGCAGTCACCAACTCCAACAACCGCTGGCAGTGGTGTAAAAGGGTTTGACGGTTTTATATCTTATGCAGAAAAAATGTCACCATTAGGTAATGCCACTGCCATGGATTGTGCAAACTATACTGTAACCCTTTTTAGCGATTTAACACGTCGTGTTACACTTCAAAATCTTTATAACGATGGAGGGTTTAGTAACATGGGAGTTAGTGATGCTGTTATGGATAAATTCACAGAATAA
- the coaBC gene encoding bifunctional phosphopantothenoylcysteine decarboxylase/phosphopantothenate--cysteine ligase CoaBC codes for MSILRDKNILLGITAGIAAYKSTFLVRLLIKAGANVKVVMTPASKEFVTPLTLSTLSKNPVFSSFVDEDDDNAVWNNHVDLALWADLFIIAPATANTLAKMTNGVCDNILLATYLSAKCPVYFAPAMDLDMYKHESTKTSFEKLTSYGNKMIPAATGELASGLVGEGRMAEPEEIVSFIEKDVLGQLSFHGKKILITAGPTYEAIDPVRFIGNHSSGKMGFEIAKAAANLGAEVILVTGPTHQTITHNLISVKPVVSADDMYNEVHKHFHSTDIAILSAAVADYRPKNVADQKIKKKDATFSIELEKTKDILKSLGEIKENQFLVGFALETNNELEHAKAKLKSKNLDLIVLNSLQDKGAGFGVSTNKVTFITSSNNSIENPLKSKAEVAKDLMQQILKQLNA; via the coding sequence ATGTCTATTCTAAGAGACAAAAATATTTTATTAGGCATAACTGCAGGTATTGCCGCATATAAATCTACTTTTTTAGTAAGATTACTTATCAAAGCAGGCGCTAACGTAAAAGTTGTTATGACGCCTGCTTCAAAAGAGTTTGTTACTCCACTAACACTTTCAACCTTATCAAAAAATCCCGTATTCTCTTCATTTGTAGATGAAGATGATGATAATGCCGTTTGGAACAATCATGTAGACCTAGCATTATGGGCAGATCTTTTTATAATTGCACCAGCAACTGCCAATACTCTGGCAAAAATGACAAATGGAGTTTGTGATAACATACTTTTAGCAACCTATCTATCTGCCAAGTGTCCTGTATATTTTGCTCCGGCAATGGACTTGGACATGTATAAACACGAGTCTACAAAAACATCTTTCGAAAAATTAACATCTTATGGTAATAAGATGATTCCTGCCGCAACTGGAGAATTGGCTAGTGGTTTGGTAGGAGAAGGCCGTATGGCAGAACCAGAAGAGATTGTAAGTTTTATCGAAAAAGATGTCTTAGGTCAGTTGTCTTTTCATGGAAAAAAAATCTTAATTACAGCAGGACCAACTTATGAAGCTATAGATCCTGTTCGGTTTATTGGAAATCACTCTAGCGGAAAAATGGGTTTTGAAATTGCCAAGGCAGCTGCTAATCTTGGAGCCGAGGTAATACTAGTGACTGGACCTACACATCAAACCATAACCCACAATTTGATTTCTGTAAAGCCAGTGGTTAGTGCAGACGATATGTACAATGAAGTACATAAACATTTTCATAGTACAGATATCGCAATTCTTTCTGCAGCAGTGGCTGATTATAGACCAAAAAATGTAGCAGATCAAAAAATAAAAAAGAAAGATGCCACGTTTAGTATAGAGTTAGAAAAAACAAAAGATATTCTAAAATCTTTAGGTGAGATAAAAGAAAACCAATTTTTGGTTGGTTTTGCATTAGAAACCAATAACGAACTAGAGCATGCTAAAGCAAAATTAAAATCTAAAAATTTAGATTTAATTGTGCTTAATTCTTTACAAGATAAAGGTGCAGGCTTTGGGGTATCAACAAATAAAGTTACATTTATAACATCATCTAACAATAGTATTGAAAACCCGCTTAAATCTAAAGCCGAAGTTGCTAAAGATTTAATGCAACAGATCTTAAAACAGCTAAATGCGTAA
- a CDS encoding outer membrane protein assembly factor BamD: MKQAFYILLATILLVSCSDFQKALKSEDVAEKFSMADELYEAEKWSKSKRLLDQILPKYRGKPQAEKLTYMHANCSYQMGDYYIASYHFDKFTDIYPQSEKAEEAAFKSAKGYYFNSPVYSKHQKETFEAIEKLQLFVNQYPNSQYLAEANTLVKELDYKLEKKAFEIAKQYDLITDYKASIKSFNNFLLEFPGTSLRKEAMFYRFDAAYNLAILSIDQLKEERLKDAIGYYDVFKKAYPDSEFMEDANTMKQELEQELSTFTKS; this comes from the coding sequence ATGAAGCAAGCATTTTACATACTTTTAGCAACCATTTTATTGGTATCGTGTAGCGATTTTCAGAAAGCATTAAAATCTGAAGACGTTGCAGAGAAATTTTCTATGGCTGATGAATTGTATGAGGCTGAAAAGTGGAGTAAGTCTAAGAGACTTTTAGATCAAATCTTACCAAAGTATAGAGGGAAACCTCAGGCAGAAAAGCTTACATATATGCATGCCAACTGCTCTTACCAGATGGGAGACTATTACATTGCAAGCTATCATTTTGATAAGTTTACTGATATTTATCCACAAAGTGAAAAAGCTGAAGAAGCAGCTTTTAAGTCTGCAAAAGGATATTACTTTAACTCGCCTGTTTACTCAAAGCATCAAAAAGAAACTTTTGAGGCTATTGAAAAACTTCAGTTATTTGTTAATCAATACCCTAATTCTCAATACTTAGCAGAAGCCAATACATTGGTTAAAGAATTAGACTATAAACTAGAAAAAAAAGCATTTGAAATTGCAAAGCAGTACGATCTAATCACAGATTATAAAGCATCCATAAAATCATTCAACAATTTTCTACTAGAATTCCCTGGTACCTCATTAAGAAAAGAGGCTATGTTTTATAGATTTGATGCCGCATACAACTTAGCGATTTTAAGTATTGACCAGTTAAAAGAAGAACGATTAAAAGATGCCATAGGCTACTATGACGTTTTTAAAAAAGCATATCCAGATTCTGAATTTATGGAAGATGCAAATACAATGAAGCAAGAATTAGAACAAGAATTAAGTACATTTACTAAAAGTTAA
- the recN gene encoding DNA repair protein RecN, producing the protein MLTSLYIKNYALIDELNVQFNNGLTIITGETGAGKSILLGGLSLVLGKRADLSQVKTKDKKCIIEASFDIANYNLKPLFSNLDIDYDVQTIIRREILPSGKSRAFINDTPATLDSLSMLSLHLIDIHSQHQTQQLTENDYQFRVIDALADNKENLEVYAQKRAEYKMLQKSLKALIDSKAELIKEYDYNLFLMNELSEIKLESINLEDLEAQYEQLNNVEVIGEKLASAKGILNMEDQGVIDQLNAIKQELNKISGFGKVYGAIAERVASVHIELNDLLVELDDLEDALSTDPQELERINSQLQILNNLFQKHSVSQIEDLISIKNELESKVSDTEGLDDAIKKKEEEITNLKKELNNIAGQISKKRKTILPILTQKLEGLLSDLGMPNAKFKIELTEGERFLLNGKDNLQFLFMANKGSSFNELKKSASGGELSRIMLAIKSILSEYIQLPSIMFDEIDTGVSGEISNKMGDIMKQMSTRMQVFAITHLPQIAAKGNSHFKVFKIDNNTTTETQLKRLGEDERVVEIAQMLGGMNITESAMAHAKQLLN; encoded by the coding sequence TTGTTAACATCACTTTACATAAAAAATTATGCGCTCATTGACGAACTTAACGTTCAGTTTAATAATGGGCTAACCATTATTACTGGCGAAACAGGCGCAGGTAAATCTATTTTACTGGGAGGTTTATCTTTGGTGTTAGGAAAACGTGCAGACCTAAGCCAGGTAAAGACCAAGGATAAGAAATGCATCATAGAAGCAAGTTTTGATATTGCTAATTACAACCTAAAACCATTATTTTCAAACTTAGATATAGACTACGATGTGCAAACTATTATTAGACGAGAAATTTTGCCTTCGGGCAAGTCGCGCGCATTTATCAATGATACACCAGCCACTTTAGATAGTTTGTCGATGTTAAGTTTGCATCTTATAGATATTCATTCTCAGCACCAAACCCAGCAGTTAACCGAGAACGATTATCAGTTTAGGGTAATAGATGCGCTTGCTGATAACAAAGAAAATTTAGAAGTATACGCTCAAAAACGCGCTGAGTACAAAATGCTACAAAAATCTTTGAAGGCATTAATCGATTCTAAAGCAGAATTAATAAAAGAGTATGATTACAATCTCTTTTTGATGAATGAGTTGAGCGAAATTAAGCTAGAATCTATCAATCTTGAAGATTTAGAAGCGCAGTACGAGCAGCTCAATAATGTTGAAGTAATAGGAGAGAAGCTTGCTAGTGCAAAGGGTATTCTAAATATGGAAGACCAAGGAGTTATTGATCAACTTAATGCCATAAAACAAGAGCTCAATAAAATTTCTGGTTTTGGTAAAGTTTACGGAGCTATTGCAGAGCGCGTAGCTAGTGTTCATATAGAGCTCAATGATTTACTGGTAGAATTAGACGATTTAGAAGATGCATTATCAACAGATCCTCAAGAGCTAGAGCGTATAAATTCTCAACTTCAAATTCTCAATAACCTATTTCAAAAGCATTCCGTATCTCAAATTGAAGATTTAATTTCGATAAAAAATGAATTAGAATCTAAGGTTTCTGATACAGAAGGATTAGATGATGCTATTAAAAAAAAGGAAGAAGAAATAACCAACCTAAAGAAAGAGCTCAATAACATAGCAGGTCAAATTTCAAAAAAGCGAAAAACTATACTGCCAATATTAACTCAAAAGCTCGAAGGTTTACTCTCAGATTTAGGAATGCCAAACGCGAAGTTTAAAATAGAATTAACCGAAGGAGAGCGATTTTTACTAAACGGAAAAGATAATCTACAGTTTTTATTTATGGCAAATAAAGGCTCTAGTTTTAATGAGTTAAAGAAGTCTGCATCTGGTGGCGAGTTGTCTAGAATAATGTTGGCAATAAAATCAATACTATCAGAGTATATACAACTTCCATCAATAATGTTTGATGAGATTGATACAGGTGTTTCAGGCGAAATTTCAAATAAGATGGGAGACATTATGAAGCAGATGAGTACTAGAATGCAAGTATTTGCAATAACGCATTTGCCTCAAATTGCGGCAAAAGGAAATTCGCATTTTAAGGTCTTTAAAATAGATAACAATACGACTACAGAAACACAATTAAAAAGATTAGGCGAAGACGAACGCGTCGTAGAAATAGCACAAATGTTAGGAGGAATGAATATAACAGAATCTGCTATGGCTCATGCCAAGCAATTGTTGAATTAA
- a CDS encoding DUF4835 family protein, translated as MRKLLVLLAFLSSAVVLSQELNCTVNVIAQQTGNDNNVVFKTLEKQLNEFINNTKWTEKNFGAEERINCSMVINVTAYENDSFSATLQVSSSRPVFNSTYSSPVYNYNDKDFNFQYIEFQNMVFNPLQFESNLVSVLSFHVFMILGMDADSFTLNGGDEYFAQAQTIANYSQQLNGQGWKLEDGLQSRFALIDNLLSPTFKEIRSTMYNYHIEGMDIMAEDTKAGKSKIISVLSELQKIHKRRPNSYLLRVFFDAKSDEIMDILSGGPSVNIAEAVDILNKIAPMHSQKWRKIKF; from the coding sequence ATGCGTAAATTATTAGTTTTATTGGCCTTTTTGTCTTCAGCCGTTGTGTTATCGCAAGAGTTAAACTGCACTGTTAATGTTATTGCCCAGCAAACAGGAAATGATAATAATGTTGTATTTAAGACATTAGAAAAGCAACTTAATGAGTTTATAAACAATACCAAATGGACAGAAAAAAATTTTGGTGCAGAAGAGCGCATCAATTGTAGTATGGTTATAAACGTAACTGCATACGAAAACGATAGTTTTAGCGCAACATTGCAGGTATCTTCCTCAAGACCAGTTTTTAATTCTACCTATAGCTCGCCAGTATATAATTATAACGATAAAGATTTCAATTTTCAATATATAGAATTTCAAAACATGGTGTTTAATCCACTGCAGTTTGAATCTAATTTGGTTTCTGTATTATCCTTCCATGTTTTTATGATATTAGGTATGGATGCCGATTCGTTTACGCTAAACGGCGGAGATGAATATTTTGCCCAGGCACAAACCATAGCCAATTACTCACAGCAATTAAATGGACAAGGCTGGAAACTTGAGGACGGCTTACAATCACGCTTTGCATTAATTGATAATTTATTATCGCCAACATTTAAGGAGATAAGATCTACAATGTATAATTACCATATAGAGGGCATGGACATAATGGCGGAAGATACAAAAGCAGGAAAGTCCAAAATTATTTCAGTTTTGTCAGAGTTACAGAAGATCCATAAAAGACGACCAAATTCTTATCTACTGCGTGTCTTTTTTGATGCAAAATCAGACGAAATTATGGATATACTCTCAGGTGGTCCCAGTGTTAATATTGCAGAAGCTGTAGATATACTCAATAAAATAGCTCCAATGCACTCTCAAAAATGGCGAAAAATTAAGTTTTAA
- a CDS encoding FG-GAP-like repeat-containing protein produces MRKYCITALILCNFTSAQISFTESSQQLGVFANCGLTFLGNGISFYDYDNDGWDDISIASSNGDPLYFFKNINGNFVLQNLNIVTSNLSAKQINWVDIDNDGDNDLFVTSTNSGVKLYENLGNMIMQDISESSGMLQDQFPYYGASWGDYNNDGYLDVFVSIRDVAIPNILYKNNGDNTFTLANSEADLLSTGFMSFCSAFLDYDNDGDQDIYVSNDKYTNQNLMYKNNGDGTFTEVAEETGTDISIDAMTVTVGDVNNDGWLDMYITNDPSDSVLFINNGNGTFTDAAQLYGVTFNSTGWGAVFLDADNDKDLDLYVSSENNGNITSQLSSAFYENNNDGTYNLNNAAVPNDFAYSYGNAIGDTDNDGYPEIIVNNINHSNIFLWKNNTPNTNNWLKVKLEGTESNRQGIGSRIEISINGEKQYRYTHCGEGYLSQNSGTEFFGTQHHTVIDYVKVTWLSGVVDILYNIEVNQTLNLVEGSSPLNIEDFDRFDINIYPNPTKDFLYVDCSHWINVTYEILDISGRLIMLGTMRNSEYLDIKDLSVGQYVIKLKNSNKSLIKRFVKN; encoded by the coding sequence ATGAGAAAATATTGCATTACGGCTTTAATACTGTGTAATTTTACTTCTGCACAAATTTCTTTCACAGAAAGTTCGCAGCAACTAGGTGTTTTTGCAAACTGTGGACTTACATTTTTAGGTAATGGTATAAGTTTTTATGATTACGACAATGATGGCTGGGATGATATTTCAATAGCTTCGTCTAACGGTGATCCTTTATACTTTTTCAAAAATATTAACGGAAATTTTGTACTTCAAAATCTTAATATAGTAACAAGTAACCTGAGTGCAAAACAAATTAATTGGGTAGATATCGATAATGATGGTGATAATGATTTGTTTGTGACTAGTACCAATTCTGGTGTTAAGCTTTATGAGAATTTGGGAAACATGATAATGCAAGATATTTCGGAATCCTCAGGGATGCTACAAGACCAATTTCCTTACTATGGCGCTTCTTGGGGAGATTATAATAATGATGGATATTTAGATGTTTTTGTTAGTATAAGAGATGTTGCAATTCCGAATATTCTTTACAAAAATAATGGCGACAACACTTTTACACTCGCAAACTCGGAGGCTGATTTACTCTCCACGGGCTTTATGTCGTTCTGCTCTGCTTTTTTAGATTATGATAACGATGGTGATCAGGATATTTATGTATCTAACGATAAATACACCAACCAAAATTTAATGTACAAAAATAATGGAGACGGTACCTTTACAGAAGTTGCTGAAGAAACAGGAACAGACATCAGTATTGATGCAATGACTGTTACCGTAGGAGATGTTAATAATGACGGTTGGTTAGATATGTACATAACCAACGACCCTAGTGATAGCGTGCTTTTTATTAATAATGGAAATGGTACTTTTACAGACGCAGCACAGTTGTATGGTGTAACTTTTAATAGTACTGGTTGGGGCGCTGTTTTTTTAGATGCCGACAATGACAAAGATTTAGACCTATACGTAAGTAGTGAAAACAACGGCAACATAACCAGTCAGTTATCTTCTGCATTTTACGAAAACAACAATGACGGCACTTATAATTTAAATAATGCAGCGGTACCCAATGATTTTGCATACAGCTATGGTAATGCTATTGGCGATACTGATAATGATGGATATCCAGAAATAATAGTCAATAATATTAATCATAGCAATATTTTTCTATGGAAAAATAATACTCCAAATACAAACAATTGGTTAAAAGTAAAGTTAGAAGGTACCGAAAGTAACAGACAAGGTATCGGTTCTAGGATAGAGATTTCTATTAATGGTGAAAAACAATACAGATATACGCATTGTGGTGAGGGTTACTTATCTCAAAATTCTGGAACTGAGTTTTTTGGTACACAGCATCATACTGTGATTGATTATGTTAAAGTAACTTGGCTTAGTGGTGTAGTGGACATCTTATATAACATCGAGGTAAATCAAACCTTAAACCTTGTTGAAGGATCAAGCCCCTTAAATATAGAAGATTTTGATAGGTTTGATATAAATATTTACCCCAATCCAACAAAAGACTTCTTATATGTAGATTGTTCTCATTGGATTAACGTTACTTACGAAATTTTAGATATTTCTGGTAGGCTAATTATGCTAGGTACTATGCGTAATTCAGAATATTTAGATATTAAGGATTTGTCGGTGGGACAATATGTTATTAAACTAAAAAATTCAAATAAGAGCTTAATAAAAAGATTCGTCAAAAACTAA